The stretch of DNA GGATATACAAACCGAGGTCCTGCCGACCAGTTTCGCCCTGGGACAGAATGTCCCCAATCCCTTTAACCCGGCCACGCGTATATCTTTTGACCTGCCCCGGGCATCTGAAGTGCAATTGGATGTGTTTAATATATTAGGACAAAAAGTGAGGACGCTGGTGGATGATTATCTGCCGGCCGGAACGCACGAGGTAATCTTTGACGGAAGAGGTGACCAATATCAAATTCTGGCGTCGGGTGTTTATTTTTACCGGTTGGAAGCCGGTGAATTTCGCCAGAGCCTAAAGATGACCTTAATGAAATAAGGTCAAGTACGATGTTACATCGTATCATCCGGAGGCTCCCGATAATTTTCGGGAGCTTCTTTTTTTATGTAATAAAGTCTGGGAAGCAATCTCGTCCTGCTCCTTTTGCGTGGCCAATCCCACTTCCCTGCGATATATATCGAATTTGCGTTCTTTCAATTTTTCGTAGATCTTTTTTTCTTTGGTGGCTTCGACCAGTTCGAGACGTCTTTTTTCCTGATCTTTAAGATATGCCTTCAGCAGTTCCTTCCCCCCCATTTCTTTTTTCTTCAAGAGGACATAATAGCGCGAGTAAACGGAAAGATTTGCGATATTCACGGCGCCGTTTAATTTATGACGCTGCGAACTTTGAATATCGCGACGGGTATTATCCAGTCCGCGGAGTTCGGATTCTTTCTCGATAACTTTTTGAGCGGCGCGTCCAAGCGTCTTCTGCTTTTCTTTTTCGATATGCGCCTTAAGCTGAAGCAGCCGCTCCAGTCGAAACCGAAACTTTTTCATGGGAACCTGTTTCGCTGCCGTCGGAATCCATTATGGCCGACAGTTCGGCCAGCGCATCTTCGAAGCGGCATCGGGCATGAATTTCCTGACGGAAGCATTGATTAATGGCATCAATTTTGGAGATAGCATAGTCAATTTTGGCCGATTTGCCTTTGGCATAAGCGCCGATATTGATCAGGTCCTCGGCTTCGCGGTAGGTGGCTATTGCCTGGCGGACCTTTCCCGCCAGTTCAAGATGTTTTTTGTCGCAGACATCGACCATCAGGCGGCTGATGGAATCGAGAATATCGATGGCCGGATATTGGTTCAATGAAGCCAGTTTTCTTGAAAGAGAGATATGCCCGTCGAGAATAGACCGGACGGCATCCGATATCGGCTCATTGAAATCATCACCATCGACGAGAACGGTATATAAACCGGTGATGGATCCCTTTTCATTGGTCCCCGCCCGCTCCAGCAGGCGCGGCATAATGGCGAAAACCGACGGGGTGTAACCCTTGGTAGCGGGGGGTTCGCCGACGGCCAGGCCGATTTCGCGCTGGGCAATGGCGATACGCGTCAGGGAGTCCATCAACAACATGACATTCTTCCCCTGGTCGCGAAAATGTTCGGCAATAGCCGTAGCGACGAAGGCGCCCTTGATTCTTATCAGTGACGGCTGGTCCGAAGTAACGGCCACCACAATGGAATTTTTTAATCCTTCCGGA from candidate division Zixibacteria bacterium HGW-Zixibacteria-1 encodes:
- the fliJ gene encoding flagellar export protein FliJ, with translation MKKFRFRLERLLQLKAHIEKEKQKTLGRAAQKVIEKESELRGLDNTRRDIQSSQRHKLNGAVNIANLSVYSRYYVLLKKKEMGGKELLKAYLKDQEKRRLELVEATKEKKIYEKLKERKFDIYRREVGLATQKEQDEIASQTLLHKKRSSRKLSGASG
- the fliI gene encoding flagellar protein export ATPase FliI, whose product is MKKIPYDLYADRIDQAGTIKHSGRVAQIIGLIIESIGPALSIGDLCYIENPESGEKIKAEVVGFRDNRILLMPFGSVSGITPGSIVISTGERLRVPVGEHLIGRILNGLGQPIDGKGPLLCTKYRAIDTAPIHALKRRRISQPMLTGIKGIDLMATCGQGQRMGIFAGSGVGKSVLLGMISRGSTADVNVIALVGERGREVREFIEKDLGPEGLKNSIVVAVTSDQPSLIRIKGAFVATAIAEHFRDQGKNVMLLMDSLTRIAIAQREIGLAVGEPPATKGYTPSVFAIMPRLLERAGTNEKGSITGLYTVLVDGDDFNEPISDAVRSILDGHISLSRKLASLNQYPAIDILDSISRLMVDVCDKKHLELAGKVRQAIATYREAEDLINIGAYAKGKSAKIDYAISKIDAINQCFRQEIHARCRFEDALAELSAIMDSDGSETGSHEKVSVSTGAAASA